Within Paenibacillus albicereus, the genomic segment TCACGAGGCAGGCCGCTGACGCGGCCTGTTTTTTTTCGCGTCGGGGCTCAAGAGCGCATGATTCGGCGAAGCAAAAACATCCCCTCTCTCGTTGACGGTATGGTACAATAAAAGCTGGACAAACCCATGTGAAGGAGAGAATAAACGTTGAAAGCAAGATTGACTCCGGCCCTTGCAAAGCCGGTCATCTCCGCTATCATGGCGGCCTCCCTGCTCGCAGGATCCTGCGTGGCGACTTCGACGATTCCAGCTGCCTATGCGGCAGCGACTACCAATACGGCTGCAAATGCAGCGGCCGATGCCCCCGCCGCGAAGCCTGCGGCCATTCCAAGTTACCCGGATAAGAACCCGAGCTCCAACCCGCTTGAACTGGCGGTGAGCGCCGCGATCGTCATCGATGCGGACACCGGCCAGCTGCTGTACAGCTACAATATCGATCAGCCGCTGCCACCCGCAAGCATGACCAAGATGATGACCGAGTATATGGTGCTCAGAGCGGTCAAGGAAGGCAAGCTCAGCTGGGAGCAGGAAATCTCCGTCAGCAAGGAAGCGGCGAGCACGCCGGCCGACGGCTCGCAGATTTATTTGGCCGAGGGCGATACGCATACGGTCAAGGAGCTTTATACGGCGATGTCCGTGGCCTCGGCTAACGATGCGACGATTGCGCTTGCGACGCAGCTCGGCGGCAGCGAAGCGAAATTCGTGGAGATGATGAACGCCACAGCCAAGGAAATCGGGCTGACGACGGCGACCTTCACCAGCTCGACCGGCTTGCTGGATACGACCGTGATCGCGGCCAAAGACACGGCCAAGCTCGCGATGACGATCCTCAAGGAGCATCCTGAATTTCTGGACTATTCCAAGATTCCTTCCATCAAGTTCCGCGAGCGGGACGAGAAGCCGATGATCAACAACGACTGGATGCTCGAAGGCAACAAGGGCAACGCCAACTTCGCCCAGTATACGTACGATGGGGTGGACGGCATGAAGACCGGCTTCCTGAACGCGGCCGGCTACTGCTTTACGGGCACGGTCAAACGCGGCGACACGCGTCTTATCAGCGTCGTCTATGGCACCCAGAACAAGGGCAAGCGCTTCTTGGAGACGCGCAAGCTGTACGATTGGGCGTTCTCCAACCTGGAGCGCAAGACGATCGTGCAGCCCAAATCGGTCGTAGAATCGGCCGAAACGGTTACACTAGCCAAAGGCAAGAGCAAGACCGTGGCGGTCGCGACGGAATCGGACTTTACGCTCATGGTCAAGAAGGGCGCGACGCCGCAGGCGGCCGTCTCCTCGACCAGCCTGCCGGCTGACGGCGAGCTTGTCGCTCCGGTAAAGGCGGGCCAGAAGATCGGAACGGTCACGTACGAATACAAGGATCCGGAAACGGGCGCGGTCGCGACGAAGCAGCTCAATCTCGTGGCGACGCAGGACGTCGACAAAGCCGGTTGGTTCTCCCTCATGATGCGCGGCATCGGAGAGTTCTTCTCGGGCCTGTTCAAAGGCATCGTGAATTTGTTTTAATGTGTTGTCCCGCCTAGGGGAATGATGATAGAATTTGGGATAATCATGCTCGGATAATCCGCTCGGATTGATCAGACTATAGGAGGCAAAGGGAATGTTGGAGACAGGTACATCCCGCGTCAAGCGCGGCATGGCAGAAATGCAAAAAGGCGGCGTCATCATGGACGTCATGAATGCGGAGCAGGCAAAAATCGCAGAGGCTGCGGGCGCTACGGCGGTCATGGCGCTCGAGCGCGTGCCGTCCGATATCCGCGCGGCCGGCGGCGTCGCCCGCATGGCGGACCCGACGGTCCTCGAAGAGGTCATGAAGGTCGTCTCCATCCCGGTCATGGCCAAAGCCCGGATCGGCCACTATGTTGAAGCTCGCGTGCTGGAAGCGCTGGGCGCGGATTATATCGACGAGAGCGAAGTGCTCACGCCTGCCGATGAAGTGTTCCATATCGACAAGCGCGAATTCACCGTGCCTTTCGTATGCGGCGCCAAGGATCTGGGAGAAGCTCTCCGCCGCATCCAAGAAGGCGCGTCTATGATGCGCACGAAGGGCGAGCCGGGAACGGGCAACATCGTCGAGGCCGTGCGCCACATGCGCCTGATTACCGGCCAAATCCGCAAAGTGCAGAGCCTGTCCAAGGATGAGCTGTACGCCGAAGCGAAAAATCTCGGCGTGCCTTACGAGCTGCTGCTGAACGTGCATGAAACGGGCAAGCTGCCGGTCGTCAACTTCGCCGCAGGCGGCGTAGCGACCCCTTCCGACGCGGCCCTCATGATGCATCTGGGCGCAGACGGCGTGTTCGTCGGCTCCGGTATTTTCAAGTCCGACAATCCCGAACGGTTCGCCCGCGCGATCGTCGAAGCGACGACCCACTATACGGACTACAAGCTGATCGCGGAAGTGTCCAAAAACCTGGGCGCGCCGATGAAAGGCATTGAAATCTCCAAGCTGGCGGCGCATGAGCGCATGTCGGACCGCGGCTGGTAAATCCCTTCGCGGGAGCAGTCGGAGCAGAGGAAGAAGGCAAATACATGGCACTTAAAATAGGCGTCCTCGCGCTGCAAGGCGCGGTGGCCGAGCATATCCGCAGCCTCCGATCTGCGGGAGCCGAAGCCGTGCCGGTCAAGCGTCCCGAGGAGCTGGAAGCGCTGGACGGACTGGTCGTTCCCGGCGGGGAAAGCACGACGATCGGCAAGCTGATGCGCAAATACGGCTTCATCGAGGCGATCCGTCAGTTTCATGCCGAAGGCAAGCCGCTGTTCGGCACCTGCGCGGGACTGATCGTCCTGGCCAAAGAAATCGAAGGCGGCGAGGAGTCCCATCTGGGACTGATGGACATGACCGTCGTACGCAACGCCTTCGGCCGCCAGCGGGAAAGCTTCGAGACGGAGCTCGACATCAAGGGCATCGACGAGCCGGTCCGCGCCGTGTTCATCCGCGCGCCGCTCATCGGCCGCGTCGGACCGGGCGTGGACGTGCTGTCGGTGTACAAGGACGAGATCGTCGCGGCCCGAGAGGGCTCGCTGCTCGCAGCGTCATTCCACCCGGAGCTGACGGACGATTACCGGCTTCATGCCTACTTCGCGGAGATGGTCCGCGAGGTATCCGAGGCCAAGACGCAAGCATAACAAAACAAGGTACAGGGCGAACGGGCTGACCGTCCGCCCTTCCTTCCGTTATTCCCCCTAAAGAAAGGTGAGACGTTCCGTGCTGGATCTCAAACTGCTTCGCAACGATTACGACCGCGTCGCTCAGGCGCTGACCGACCGCAACAAGCCGCTGGAGCTCATCAGCGCCTTCCCTGAGCTGGATGCCAAGCGCCGCTCCATCATCCAGGAAGGAGAAACGCTCAAGGCCCGCCGCAACACGGTGTCGCAGGAAGTGGCCAAGCTGAAAAAAAGCGGCGGCGACGCCG encodes:
- a CDS encoding D-alanyl-D-alanine carboxypeptidase family protein, producing the protein MKARLTPALAKPVISAIMAASLLAGSCVATSTIPAAYAAATTNTAANAAADAPAAKPAAIPSYPDKNPSSNPLELAVSAAIVIDADTGQLLYSYNIDQPLPPASMTKMMTEYMVLRAVKEGKLSWEQEISVSKEAASTPADGSQIYLAEGDTHTVKELYTAMSVASANDATIALATQLGGSEAKFVEMMNATAKEIGLTTATFTSSTGLLDTTVIAAKDTAKLAMTILKEHPEFLDYSKIPSIKFRERDEKPMINNDWMLEGNKGNANFAQYTYDGVDGMKTGFLNAAGYCFTGTVKRGDTRLISVVYGTQNKGKRFLETRKLYDWAFSNLERKTIVQPKSVVESAETVTLAKGKSKTVAVATESDFTLMVKKGATPQAAVSSTSLPADGELVAPVKAGQKIGTVTYEYKDPETGAVATKQLNLVATQDVDKAGWFSLMMRGIGEFFSGLFKGIVNLF
- the pdxS gene encoding pyridoxal 5'-phosphate synthase lyase subunit PdxS, which produces MLETGTSRVKRGMAEMQKGGVIMDVMNAEQAKIAEAAGATAVMALERVPSDIRAAGGVARMADPTVLEEVMKVVSIPVMAKARIGHYVEARVLEALGADYIDESEVLTPADEVFHIDKREFTVPFVCGAKDLGEALRRIQEGASMMRTKGEPGTGNIVEAVRHMRLITGQIRKVQSLSKDELYAEAKNLGVPYELLLNVHETGKLPVVNFAAGGVATPSDAALMMHLGADGVFVGSGIFKSDNPERFARAIVEATTHYTDYKLIAEVSKNLGAPMKGIEISKLAAHERMSDRGW
- the pdxT gene encoding pyridoxal 5'-phosphate synthase glutaminase subunit PdxT — its product is MVNPFAGAVGAEEEGKYMALKIGVLALQGAVAEHIRSLRSAGAEAVPVKRPEELEALDGLVVPGGESTTIGKLMRKYGFIEAIRQFHAEGKPLFGTCAGLIVLAKEIEGGEESHLGLMDMTVVRNAFGRQRESFETELDIKGIDEPVRAVFIRAPLIGRVGPGVDVLSVYKDEIVAAREGSLLAASFHPELTDDYRLHAYFAEMVREVSEAKTQA